A part of Streptomyces sp. NBC_01210 genomic DNA contains:
- a CDS encoding NADH-quinone oxidoreductase subunit J: MNTLAASTTSTGEAFQFWVLGTIAVLGALGTILMKRAVHSALSLAGTMIVLAVFYLANGAYFLGVVQIIVYTGAIMMLFLFVVMLVGVTAADSLKETLKGQRWWAAACGLGFGVLLIAGIGNASLKTFNGLGPANSAHGGNVEGLARLIFTKYVFAFEITGALLITAAVGAMVLTHRERTERAKTQREMSEERVRGKQLPPLPAPGVYARHNAVDIPGLLPDGTTSALTVSKTLRERGQIRDVSSDALNDLKALEQRSEERLGRDQESPESQQSQQSQQSGEGKVAK, from the coding sequence ATGAACACGCTCGCCGCCTCCACCACTTCGACGGGTGAGGCCTTCCAGTTCTGGGTCCTCGGCACCATCGCCGTCCTCGGGGCGCTCGGCACGATCCTGATGAAGCGGGCCGTGCACAGTGCGCTGAGTCTCGCCGGAACCATGATCGTCCTGGCGGTCTTCTATCTCGCCAACGGCGCGTACTTCCTCGGTGTCGTCCAGATCATCGTCTACACCGGCGCGATCATGATGCTGTTCCTCTTCGTCGTCATGCTGGTCGGTGTCACCGCCGCCGACTCGCTCAAGGAGACGCTGAAGGGCCAGCGCTGGTGGGCCGCTGCCTGCGGGCTCGGCTTCGGTGTGCTGCTGATCGCCGGAATCGGCAATGCCTCGCTGAAGACCTTCAACGGGCTCGGTCCGGCCAACAGCGCACACGGCGGCAATGTCGAGGGACTCGCCCGGCTCATCTTCACCAAGTACGTCTTCGCCTTCGAGATCACCGGCGCGCTGCTGATCACGGCGGCCGTCGGCGCGATGGTGCTCACGCACCGGGAGCGCACCGAGCGTGCCAAGACACAGCGGGAGATGTCCGAGGAGCGCGTACGCGGCAAGCAGCTGCCGCCGCTGCCCGCGCCCGGTGTCTACGCCCGGCACAACGCCGTGGACATCCCCGGTCTGCTGCCGGACGGCACCACGTCCGCGCTCACCGTCAGCAAGACGCTGCGGGAGCGCGGCCAGATCCGCGATGTGTCGAGCGACGCGCTGAACGACCTCAAGGCGCTGGAGCAGCGCTCGGAGGAGCGGCTCGGACGGGACCAGGAATCGCCTGAGTCGCAGCAGTCGCAGCAGTCGCAGCAATCGGGCGAAGGGAAGGTCGCGAAGTGA
- the nuoK gene encoding NADH-quinone oxidoreductase subunit NuoK — MNPVNYLYLAALLFTIGAAGVLIRRNAIVVFMCVELMLNACNLAFVAFSRMHGNLDGQIIAFFTMVVAAAEVVVGLAIIVSLFRSRHSASVDDASLMKL; from the coding sequence GTGAATCCCGTCAACTATCTGTATCTCGCGGCGCTGTTGTTCACCATCGGCGCCGCCGGGGTGCTGATCCGGCGGAACGCGATCGTGGTCTTCATGTGCGTCGAGCTGATGCTCAACGCCTGCAACCTCGCGTTCGTCGCCTTCTCCCGGATGCACGGCAATCTCGACGGCCAGATCATCGCCTTCTTCACGATGGTCGTCGCCGCCGCGGAGGTCGTGGTCGGGCTCGCGATCATCGTGTCGCTGTTCCGTTCCCGCCACTCGGCCTCGGTCGACGACGCCAGCCTGATGAAGCTGTAA
- the nuoL gene encoding NADH-quinone oxidoreductase subunit L, with protein MENLIALLVAAPLLGAAVLLCGGRRLDRSGHWIGTLLAAASFVIGAVLFVNMLGKGAEERTLHSTLFSWIPVGSFQADVAFQLDQLSMTFVLLITGVGSLIHLYSIGYMEHDERRRRFFGYLNLFLAAMLLLVLADNYLLLYVGWEGVGLASYLLIGFWQHKPSAATAAKKAFLVNRVGDMGLSIAIMLMFTTFGTFTFGPVFGATGDTSEGKLTAIGLMLLLAACGKSAQVPLQSWLGDAMEGPTPVSALIHAATMVTAGVYLIVRSAAIFNAAPDAQLVVVVVGAVTLLFGAIVGCAKDDIKKALAGSTMSQIGYMILAAGLGPIGYVFAIMHLVTHGFFKAGLFLGAGSVMHGMNDEVDMRKYGGLRKYMPITYVTFGLGYLAIIGFPGLSGFFSKDKIIEAAFAKGGTEGWILGGVALLGAAITAFYMTRVMLLTFFGEKRWQPDAEGNEPHPHESPKSMTIPMIVLAFGSVFAGGFFSIGDRFLNWLEPVTGHAHGDSPLSVATITGATMVCLVIGVAIAWGMYGRRPVPVLAPRGSLLTRAARRDLYQDDFNHVVLVRGGEHLTRSLVYVDHTLVDGVVNGTAASFGGLSGRLRKLQNGYARSYAISMFGGTAIVIAATLLMRAV; from the coding sequence GTGGAGAACCTGATTGCGCTGCTTGTCGCAGCGCCCTTGCTCGGAGCGGCGGTCCTGCTGTGCGGCGGGCGGCGGCTCGACCGCAGCGGCCACTGGATCGGCACGCTGCTCGCGGCCGCGTCGTTCGTGATCGGCGCGGTGCTCTTCGTCAACATGCTGGGCAAGGGCGCGGAGGAACGCACCCTGCACAGCACGCTGTTCAGCTGGATCCCGGTCGGGAGCTTCCAGGCGGACGTCGCCTTCCAGCTCGACCAGCTGTCGATGACGTTCGTTCTGCTGATCACCGGTGTGGGCTCGCTGATCCACCTCTACTCCATCGGGTACATGGAGCACGACGAACGGCGACGCCGCTTCTTCGGCTATCTGAACCTCTTCCTCGCGGCGATGCTGCTGCTGGTCCTCGCCGACAACTACCTTCTGCTGTACGTCGGCTGGGAAGGTGTCGGTCTCGCCTCGTATCTGCTGATCGGCTTCTGGCAGCACAAGCCCAGCGCGGCGACCGCGGCGAAGAAGGCATTCCTCGTCAACCGCGTCGGCGATATGGGCCTGTCGATCGCGATCATGCTGATGTTCACCACCTTCGGGACCTTCACCTTCGGGCCGGTCTTCGGGGCGACGGGGGACACCTCGGAGGGCAAGCTCACCGCGATCGGTCTGATGCTGCTGCTCGCCGCCTGCGGCAAGTCGGCCCAGGTGCCGCTGCAGTCCTGGCTCGGGGACGCGATGGAGGGCCCGACCCCGGTCTCGGCCCTGATCCACGCGGCGACCATGGTGACCGCCGGCGTGTATCTCATCGTCCGCTCCGCCGCGATCTTCAACGCGGCCCCGGACGCGCAGCTGGTGGTCGTGGTCGTCGGCGCCGTGACGCTCCTCTTCGGTGCGATCGTCGGTTGCGCGAAGGACGACATCAAGAAGGCGCTGGCCGGTTCGACGATGTCCCAGATCGGCTACATGATCCTGGCGGCGGGCCTCGGTCCGATCGGCTACGTCTTCGCGATCATGCACCTGGTGACGCACGGCTTCTTCAAGGCGGGGCTCTTCCTCGGTGCCGGATCGGTCATGCACGGCATGAACGACGAGGTCGACATGCGCAAGTACGGCGGCCTGCGGAAGTACATGCCGATCACGTATGTCACCTTCGGTCTCGGCTATCTGGCCATCATCGGCTTCCCGGGTCTGTCCGGCTTCTTCTCCAAGGACAAGATCATCGAGGCGGCCTTCGCCAAGGGCGGCACGGAGGGCTGGATCCTCGGTGGCGTGGCTCTGCTGGGCGCGGCCATCACCGCGTTCTACATGACCCGCGTGATGCTGCTGACCTTCTTCGGTGAGAAGCGCTGGCAGCCCGACGCGGAAGGCAATGAACCGCATCCGCACGAGTCCCCGAAGTCGATGACCATCCCCATGATCGTCCTGGCCTTCGGATCGGTCTTCGCCGGCGGATTCTTCAGCATCGGCGACAGGTTCCTGAACTGGCTGGAGCCCGTCACCGGGCACGCGCACGGAGACTCGCCGCTGAGCGTGGCCACGATCACCGGAGCGACCATGGTCTGCCTGGTCATCGGCGTCGCCATCGCCTGGGGGATGTACGGACGCCGGCCGGTGCCGGTACTCGCGCCCCGCGGCTCGCTGCTCACCCGGGCCGCCCGCCGCGATCTCTACCAGGACGACTTCAACCATGTGGTCCTGGTCCGCGGCGGCGAACACCTCACCCGCTCCCTGGTCTACGTCGACCACACCCTGGTCGACGGCGTGGTCAACGGAACGGCCGCCTCGTTCGGCGGCCTTTCGGGCCGGCTGCGCAAGCTGCAGAACGGCTACGCCCGCTCCTACGCGATCTCGATGTTCGGCGGTACGGCGATCGTCATCGCCGCGACCCTGCTGATGAGGGCGGTCTGA
- a CDS encoding NADH-quinone oxidoreductase subunit M: MSFPILTATAAIPAIGAIATAAVPAARRTAAKWLALLFSLATLVLAAVVLVRFEPGGARYQLTESHTWIKDFGVRYELGVDGIAVALLALTALLIPFVILAGWHDADPLETKSSRWRPTQGFFAMILAVEAMVILSFEATDVFLFYILFEAMLIPMYFLIGGFGDRAHAGGDEAAATQRSYAAVKFLLYNLVGGLIMLAAVIGLNVVAGSFSLTEIAAARANGSLDMATNTERLLFLGFFFAFAIKAPLWPLHTWLPNAMGEATAPVAVLITAVVDKVGTFAMLRFCLQLFPEASKWATPVILVLALISIVYGALLAVGQRDIKRLVAYASISHFGFIVLGIFAMTTQGQSGATLYMVNHGISTAALMLVAGFLISRRGSRLIADYGGVQKVAPVLAGTFLIGGLATLSLPGLAPFVSEFLVLVGTFARYPVAGIVATTGIVLAALYTLVLYQRTMTGPVKAEVSKMPDLRARELVVVAPLIALLLFLGVFPKPLTDIINPAVEHTMSDVQKKDPQPEVEAAK; the protein is encoded by the coding sequence ATGTCCTTCCCGATCCTGACGGCCACGGCGGCGATCCCGGCGATCGGCGCCATCGCCACCGCCGCCGTGCCGGCCGCGAGGCGCACCGCCGCCAAGTGGCTGGCGCTGCTCTTCTCGCTCGCCACCCTCGTACTGGCCGCGGTCGTGCTCGTACGATTCGAGCCCGGCGGCGCCCGCTATCAGCTCACCGAATCCCACACCTGGATCAAGGACTTCGGTGTCCGGTACGAACTGGGCGTGGACGGCATCGCGGTGGCGCTCCTGGCGCTGACCGCGCTGCTGATCCCCTTTGTGATCCTGGCGGGATGGCACGATGCCGACCCCCTGGAGACAAAGAGTTCGCGCTGGCGCCCGACCCAGGGCTTCTTCGCGATGATCCTCGCCGTCGAGGCGATGGTGATCCTCTCCTTCGAGGCCACCGACGTCTTCCTCTTCTACATCCTGTTCGAAGCCATGCTCATCCCGATGTACTTCCTCATCGGCGGCTTCGGGGACCGGGCGCACGCGGGCGGCGACGAGGCGGCGGCGACCCAACGGTCGTACGCGGCCGTGAAGTTCCTGCTCTACAACCTGGTCGGCGGCCTGATCATGCTGGCCGCGGTCATCGGGCTCAATGTCGTCGCCGGGAGCTTCTCGCTCACCGAGATCGCCGCGGCGCGGGCGAACGGCTCGCTGGACATGGCGACCAACACCGAGCGGCTGCTCTTCCTCGGCTTCTTCTTCGCCTTCGCGATCAAGGCGCCGCTGTGGCCGCTGCACACCTGGCTGCCCAACGCCATGGGTGAGGCGACCGCGCCGGTCGCGGTGCTGATCACCGCGGTCGTCGACAAGGTCGGCACCTTCGCGATGCTGCGCTTCTGCCTCCAGCTGTTCCCGGAGGCGTCGAAGTGGGCGACGCCGGTGATCCTGGTGCTCGCGCTGATCAGCATCGTCTACGGAGCGCTGCTCGCGGTCGGCCAGCGCGATATCAAGCGGCTGGTCGCATACGCCTCGATCTCGCACTTCGGCTTCATCGTCCTGGGCATCTTCGCGATGACCACCCAGGGGCAGTCGGGCGCGACGCTCTACATGGTCAACCACGGGATCTCGACCGCCGCGCTGATGCTGGTGGCCGGCTTCCTGATCTCCCGCCGCGGCTCGCGACTCATCGCGGACTACGGCGGAGTGCAGAAGGTTGCCCCGGTGCTCGCCGGCACCTTCCTGATCGGCGGTCTGGCGACGCTCTCCCTGCCGGGCCTCGCGCCTTTCGTGAGTGAATTCCTGGTCCTGGTCGGCACGTTCGCGCGCTATCCGGTGGCCGGGATCGTCGCCACCACCGGCATCGTGCTCGCCGCGCTCTACACCCTCGTCCTCTACCAGCGGACGATGACGGGCCCGGTGAAGGCCGAGGTGTCGAAGATGCCGGACCTCAGGGCCCGTGAGCTGGTGGTGGTCGCGCCACTGATCGCGCTGCTGCTCTTCCTCGGCGTCTTCCCGAAGCCGCTGACGGACATCATCAACCCGGCGGTGGAACACACGATGTCCGACGTACAGAAGAAGGACCCCCAGCCCGAGGTGGAGGCGGCCAAGTGA
- the nuoN gene encoding NADH-quinone oxidoreductase subunit NuoN, with protein sequence MSTTVVHSLWTTAAEPIDKIPAPSVEYAQLAPALIVVGAAVVGVLVEAFVPRKARYYVQVFLTVVALAAAFAAVVGLAAGGYGTTKAHIAAMGAIAIDGPALFLQGTILLASLVAVFTFAERRLDPAAHGNRIDSFAAQAASVPGSDSEKAAVKAGFTTTEVFPLALFAITGMLVFPAANDLLTLFVALEVFSLPLYLLCAVARRKRLMSQEAAVKYFLLGAFSSAFLLFGIALMYGYAGSVSYAKIAGVVDGSVRSIDPALADTMGNDALLLIGGAMILTGLLFKVGAVPFHMWTPDVYQGAPTPVTGFMAAATKVAAFGALLRLLYVVLPGLSWDWRPVMWAIAIVTMLGGAIVAITQTDIKRLLAYSSIAHAGFILAGVIATTPDGVSSVLFYLGAYSFVTIGAFAVVTLVRDAGGEATHLSKWAGLGRRSPLVAAVFAVFLLAFAGIPLTSGFTGKFAVFQAAAEGGAGALVVVGVISSAIAAFFYIRVIVLMFFSEPKADGPTVAVPSPLTMTTIGVGVAVTLVLGVAPQYFLDLASQASVFVR encoded by the coding sequence GTGAGCACAACAGTTGTCCACAGCCTGTGGACGACGGCGGCCGAGCCGATCGACAAGATCCCGGCCCCGAGTGTCGAGTACGCCCAGCTGGCACCCGCGCTGATCGTTGTCGGCGCCGCTGTCGTGGGTGTGCTCGTGGAGGCCTTCGTCCCGCGCAAGGCCCGCTACTACGTGCAGGTGTTCCTCACCGTCGTCGCCCTGGCCGCCGCTTTCGCCGCGGTCGTCGGGCTCGCGGCCGGCGGATACGGCACCACCAAGGCGCATATCGCGGCGATGGGCGCGATCGCGATCGACGGTCCGGCGCTCTTCCTGCAAGGCACCATCCTGCTGGCGTCGCTGGTCGCCGTCTTCACCTTCGCGGAGCGCCGCCTCGACCCGGCGGCGCACGGCAACCGCATCGACTCGTTCGCCGCGCAGGCAGCGTCCGTACCCGGCAGCGACAGCGAAAAGGCAGCGGTCAAGGCCGGGTTCACCACCACCGAGGTCTTCCCGCTGGCGCTCTTCGCGATCACCGGCATGCTGGTCTTCCCGGCCGCCAACGATCTGCTGACGCTGTTCGTGGCACTGGAAGTCTTCTCGCTCCCGCTCTACCTCCTGTGCGCCGTCGCCCGCCGCAAGCGGCTGATGTCGCAGGAAGCCGCGGTGAAGTACTTCCTGCTCGGTGCCTTCTCGTCGGCCTTCCTGCTGTTCGGCATCGCGCTGATGTACGGGTACGCGGGCTCCGTCTCGTACGCGAAGATCGCGGGCGTCGTCGACGGCAGCGTCCGCTCCATCGACCCGGCGCTCGCCGACACCATGGGGAACGACGCGCTGCTGCTGATCGGCGGCGCGATGATCCTGACCGGGCTGCTCTTCAAGGTCGGCGCGGTGCCGTTCCACATGTGGACGCCGGACGTCTACCAGGGCGCGCCGACTCCGGTCACCGGCTTCATGGCCGCGGCCACCAAGGTCGCCGCCTTCGGCGCGCTGCTGCGGTTGCTGTACGTCGTGCTGCCGGGGCTGAGCTGGGACTGGCGGCCGGTCATGTGGGCCATCGCGATCGTCACCATGCTGGGCGGTGCGATCGTCGCGATCACCCAGACCGACATCAAGCGGCTCCTCGCGTACTCCTCGATCGCGCACGCCGGCTTCATCCTCGCCGGTGTCATCGCGACGACGCCCGACGGTGTCTCGTCCGTTCTCTTCTACCTGGGTGCGTACTCCTTTGTGACGATCGGCGCGTTCGCGGTGGTCACGCTGGTGCGGGACGCGGGCGGGGAGGCGACGCATCTGTCCAAGTGGGCAGGGCTGGGCCGTCGTTCACCGCTGGTGGCGGCCGTGTTCGCTGTCTTCCTGCTGGCCTTCGCCGGTATTCCGCTGACCTCCGGCTTCACCGGAAAGTTCGCGGTCTTCCAGGCTGCGGCGGAGGGCGGCGCGGGTGCGCTGGTCGTGGTCGGTGTGATCTCGTCGGCGATTGCGGCGTTCTTCTACATCCGGGTCATCGTGCTGATGTTCTTCAGCGAGCCGAAGGCGGACGGCCCCACGGTCGCCGTGCCCTCGCCGCTGACGATGACGACGATCGGGGTGGGTGTGGCGGTGACGCTGGTGCTCGGTGTGGCGCCGCAGTACTTCCTGGACCTGGCGAGCCAGGCGAGCGTGTTCGTGCGGTAG
- a CDS encoding helix-turn-helix domain-containing protein, producing the protein MDNQNPSAPSRASSPVPGAFDTTVSRPGVVHVNTRHTSRYTVIGNHLAQHRELSLTAIGLAVHIQSVPTGARVDIKTLTARFPEGEVRIASALRELEANGYLERTRKRLPSGQIITHTVSYNQPGVSPASAPETPAAVRESSPVDVPPAPTPRPVPSPAPEAGDPHDLEDHRPAAALLAELRRDDPRLLLSERDVHRLAPAVTAWLERGAAPEAVRRTLTASLPPDLRHPAALLAHRLAELLPPPLPAGPRGPVPLQNCESCDRAFRAAEPGRCRGCARPGALLAA; encoded by the coding sequence ATGGATAACCAGAACCCTAGCGCGCCCTCGCGCGCCTCGTCCCCCGTTCCCGGGGCCTTTGACACGACCGTGTCCCGGCCCGGCGTCGTCCATGTCAACACCCGGCACACCAGCCGCTACACGGTCATCGGCAACCACCTCGCCCAGCACCGTGAGCTCAGCCTCACCGCGATCGGACTGGCCGTCCACATCCAGTCGGTGCCCACCGGAGCCCGCGTCGACATCAAGACCCTCACCGCCCGCTTCCCAGAGGGCGAGGTCCGGATCGCCTCTGCGTTACGAGAACTTGAGGCAAACGGCTACCTCGAGCGCACCCGGAAACGACTCCCCAGCGGCCAGATCATCACGCACACCGTGTCGTACAACCAGCCGGGAGTGAGCCCTGCTTCGGCACCGGAGACCCCGGCCGCGGTCAGGGAGAGCTCCCCCGTCGACGTACCTCCGGCGCCCACGCCTCGGCCCGTGCCGTCTCCGGCTCCCGAGGCCGGCGACCCCCACGACCTCGAAGACCACCGTCCCGCCGCCGCCCTCCTCGCTGAACTGCGCCGCGACGATCCCCGGCTGCTGCTCTCGGAGCGGGACGTACACCGCCTCGCCCCGGCCGTCACCGCCTGGCTGGAACGCGGGGCCGCTCCCGAGGCCGTACGCCGCACCCTCACCGCGAGCCTCCCGCCCGACCTGCGCCACCCGGCAGCCCTGCTCGCCCATCGCCTCGCCGAACTCCTGCCACCACCTCTGCCCGCGGGGCCGCGCGGCCCCGTGCCGCTCCAGAACTGCGAATCCTGCGACCGCGCCTTCCGGGCCGCCGAGCCGGGCCGCTGCCGCGGCTGCGCGAGACCCGGCGCGCTCCTCGCGGCATGA
- a CDS encoding ATP-binding protein: MNPEITQADTTVRQFSVQLSSTRRGARLARLLATEQLRSWGLPFESAAHVVAELAANAALHGHVPGRDFRLALTAAEGTLRIEVTDTRGDRLPVARRPGNDESGRGLVLVDAFADRWGVSPGPAPCKTVWAEFDLAP; encoded by the coding sequence GTGAACCCAGAAATCACCCAAGCCGACACCACCGTCCGCCAGTTCAGCGTGCAGCTCTCCTCCACCCGCAGAGGTGCGCGTCTCGCCCGTCTGCTGGCGACGGAGCAACTCCGCTCCTGGGGGCTGCCGTTCGAGTCGGCGGCCCATGTCGTCGCCGAACTCGCCGCCAACGCCGCGCTGCACGGCCACGTACCCGGACGGGACTTCCGCCTCGCCCTCACCGCCGCCGAGGGCACTCTCCGTATCGAGGTGACCGACACCCGCGGTGACCGTCTCCCCGTCGCCCGGCGACCCGGTAACGACGAGTCCGGACGCGGCCTCGTCCTCGTCGACGCCTTCGCCGACCGTTGGGGCGTCAGCCCGGGCCCCGCGCCCTGCAAAACGGTGTGGGCCGAGTTTGATCTCGCACCCTGA
- a CDS encoding helix-turn-helix domain-containing protein gives MSVGGERAEHTADGADEPGWDVDPENDSAAVVAALGHQLRLWREAAGLRPAEFGAAIGYGENLIYKVESGKRIPRPEFLDKADEALGAGGKIAAMKKDIAEARYPKKVRDLAKLEAQAVEVGAYGNHNMHGLLQTEEYARALIETWRPAYSKDEVERMVAARMARRPIFDRSPAPALTFVQEEVTLRRPIGGRMVLRKQLERLLEVGQLRNVEIQVMPTDRDDHAGMGGRIQVLKFKDGSAVGHDEGQLTSRPISDPRELRILELRYGIIRAQALTPRESLAFIEKALGDT, from the coding sequence ATGAGCGTGGGCGGGGAACGTGCGGAGCACACGGCGGACGGGGCGGACGAGCCCGGCTGGGACGTCGATCCGGAGAACGACTCGGCGGCGGTGGTCGCGGCACTCGGCCACCAACTCAGGCTCTGGCGAGAGGCGGCGGGGCTGCGGCCGGCCGAGTTCGGGGCGGCCATCGGGTACGGCGAGAACCTCATCTACAAGGTGGAGAGCGGCAAGCGCATCCCGAGGCCCGAGTTCCTGGACAAGGCTGACGAGGCACTCGGAGCGGGCGGAAAGATCGCCGCGATGAAGAAGGACATCGCGGAGGCGCGGTACCCGAAGAAGGTCCGTGACCTGGCGAAGCTGGAGGCGCAAGCGGTCGAGGTCGGAGCGTACGGCAACCACAACATGCACGGCCTACTCCAGACCGAGGAGTACGCGCGGGCACTGATCGAGACGTGGCGGCCCGCGTACTCGAAGGACGAGGTGGAGCGAATGGTCGCTGCGCGTATGGCGCGTCGGCCGATCTTCGACCGGTCCCCAGCTCCCGCGCTCACATTCGTCCAAGAAGAGGTGACCCTCCGCCGTCCAATCGGAGGCAGAATGGTCCTACGCAAGCAGCTCGAACGCCTGTTGGAGGTAGGCCAGTTGCGGAACGTCGAGATCCAGGTGATGCCGACCGACCGTGACGACCACGCCGGAATGGGCGGTCGGATCCAGGTGCTGAAGTTCAAGGATGGTTCGGCGGTGGGCCACGACGAAGGCCAGCTCACCAGCCGTCCGATCTCCGATCCGAGGGAGCTCCGGATCCTTGAGTTGCGGTATGGGATCATCCGGGCCCAGGCTCTCACGCCACGGGAGTCACTGGCCTTCATCGAGAAAGCGCTGGGAGACACATGA
- a CDS encoding DUF397 domain-containing protein, translating to MTDKPSAGDGIGLDWFKSSYSDSSNGNDCVEVAATTGTVHVRDSKNTQGPQLAFTEARWATFVTYASKP from the coding sequence ATGACCGACAAGCCCTCCGCAGGGGATGGCATCGGGCTGGACTGGTTCAAGAGCAGCTACAGCGACAGCAGTAACGGCAACGACTGCGTCGAGGTTGCAGCCACCACCGGCACGGTCCACGTCCGCGACTCCAAGAACACCCAGGGCCCCCAACTCGCCTTCACTGAAGCCCGGTGGGCGACTTTCGTGACGTACGCGTCCAAGCCCTGA
- a CDS encoding Uma2 family endonuclease gives MGTPICGSPEAPEPSWPTPPLGGWTADDLDRLPNLPPHTELIDASLVFPTPQTLFHERAIGFFSRQLESVSPQDLEVFARFTIDIDRWNRPEPDVIVVRGDVVQDPEQTRLPADSVVLAIEVVSTDSVTRDRETKPVKYARAKIPHYWRVEDNEGQAVVYVFELEPTTGAYTSTGIFHDRMKVAVPFPVDLDLTQIKPRRNRAAEE, from the coding sequence ATGGGAACACCAATATGCGGCAGCCCCGAAGCCCCGGAGCCCAGCTGGCCCACCCCGCCCCTGGGCGGCTGGACCGCCGATGACCTGGACCGGCTTCCGAATCTGCCTCCGCATACGGAACTCATCGACGCGAGCCTCGTCTTCCCGACTCCGCAGACCCTCTTTCATGAGCGCGCGATCGGCTTCTTCAGCAGGCAACTGGAGTCGGTCTCGCCGCAGGATCTGGAAGTCTTCGCGCGATTCACTATCGACATCGACCGCTGGAACCGCCCAGAGCCCGACGTGATCGTCGTGCGCGGGGATGTCGTCCAGGACCCGGAGCAGACTCGATTGCCCGCCGATTCCGTGGTGCTGGCCATCGAGGTCGTCTCCACCGACTCCGTGACCCGGGATCGCGAGACGAAGCCGGTGAAGTACGCACGGGCCAAGATCCCGCACTACTGGCGGGTGGAGGACAACGAGGGCCAGGCCGTCGTCTACGTCTTCGAGCTGGAGCCGACCACGGGCGCGTACACCAGCACCGGCATCTTCCACGACCGGATGAAGGTCGCCGTCCCCTTCCCCGTCGACCTCGACCTCACCCAGATCAAGCCCCGTCGAAACAGGGCGGCCGAAGAATAG
- a CDS encoding SCO6745 family protein yields MDDIWQLLECAHAPVYFAPETGPVYTDAGSGLKGFWMGYFASRAAALGAVPPEVVTAAFYNFAPARVARALPDAWDRCAPEMVLAARLEVADRSLRRLLGELADTPQVAEAADLACRAVESLPAAGRVLFSAHAALPVPEQPHLALWWAATALREFRGDGHVAALVTAGVDGCEANVITVALGLAPPEQRLNRGWAEAEWQAAEARLRDRGVLAPDGTLTAQGRRERDELEATTDRLARPLTEALEVDGVARLADCLRPLARRIVEAGGVPFPNAMGLPPLRPG; encoded by the coding sequence ATGGACGACATCTGGCAGTTGCTGGAATGCGCACACGCGCCCGTCTACTTCGCCCCCGAGACGGGGCCCGTCTATACCGACGCCGGGTCGGGGCTGAAGGGCTTCTGGATGGGGTACTTCGCCTCCCGCGCGGCCGCGCTCGGGGCGGTCCCGCCCGAGGTGGTGACGGCCGCCTTCTACAACTTCGCACCGGCCAGGGTTGCCCGGGCGCTTCCGGACGCCTGGGATCGATGCGCGCCCGAGATGGTCCTGGCCGCCCGGCTCGAGGTGGCCGACCGGTCTCTGCGCCGACTGCTCGGGGAACTCGCGGACACTCCGCAGGTGGCCGAAGCCGCGGATCTCGCATGCCGGGCGGTCGAGTCCCTGCCCGCCGCCGGGCGGGTCCTGTTCTCTGCGCACGCCGCGCTGCCCGTGCCCGAGCAGCCCCATCTGGCGCTGTGGTGGGCCGCCACCGCGCTGCGGGAATTCCGCGGTGACGGTCATGTCGCCGCCCTGGTGACGGCCGGGGTGGACGGCTGCGAGGCCAATGTGATCACGGTGGCGCTGGGCCTCGCCCCGCCCGAGCAACGCCTCAATCGCGGCTGGGCAGAGGCCGAGTGGCAGGCAGCGGAGGCACGGCTCCGCGACCGTGGCGTACTCGCCCCCGACGGCACGCTCACTGCCCAGGGCCGCCGCGAGCGGGATGAGCTGGAGGCCACCACCGATCGGCTCGCCCGCCCGCTCACCGAGGCGCTGGAAGTGGACGGGGTGGCCCGGCTGGCCGACTGCCTGCGTCCGCTCGCCCGGCGGATCGTCGAGGCGGGCGGGGTGCCGTTCCCCAATGCGATGGGGCTCCCGCCGCTCAGGCCGGGGTAG